One window of Anaerolineae bacterium genomic DNA carries:
- a CDS encoding alpha/beta hydrolase fold produces the protein MKFADFETFKMAYEEAGSGLPILFIHGYPLNRQMWQPQIHDLSQDAHVIAPDLRGHGDSTPTEGVYSMDLLAEDCARLLDYLNISQKIVLCGLSMGGYISFAFARKFLDRLAALVLTATRAAPDTEEGKLNRQRSIALAKEQGIAPIIETMIARVLSPYTLANRPDLVQAVRQIMQRTSLQAVIGDLQGMMERIDSRPFLKQISVPTLIIHGKDDTLIPIEEAQAMQADIPNCRLLILENAAHLPNLEASERFNQAVREFIKTL, from the coding sequence ATGAAGTTCGCCGATTTTGAGACTTTTAAAATGGCATATGAGGAGGCAGGATCGGGTCTCCCGATCCTGTTCATCCATGGCTACCCTCTCAACCGCCAGATGTGGCAACCACAAATTCATGATCTCTCCCAGGATGCCCACGTCATTGCTCCAGACCTGCGCGGCCATGGCGACTCCACACCCACCGAAGGCGTCTATTCCATGGATCTTCTGGCTGAAGATTGCGCCAGACTTTTAGATTACCTGAATATCTCTCAGAAGATTGTCCTTTGCGGATTATCGATGGGTGGGTATATCAGTTTTGCCTTTGCCAGAAAATTTCTCGACCGATTGGCTGCGCTTGTCCTGACTGCTACCCGCGCTGCGCCAGATACGGAAGAAGGCAAACTTAACCGCCAGCGTAGCATAGCCCTTGCCAAAGAACAAGGCATTGCTCCTATTATTGAAACGATGATCGCAAGAGTATTATCCCCTTATACCCTTGCAAATCGCCCAGACCTTGTTCAAGCCGTCCGCCAAATTATGCAGCGCACCTCCTTACAAGCCGTTATTGGAGATCTACAGGGAATGATGGAAAGGATCGATTCCCGACCCTTCCTCAAGCAAATCTCGGTTCCAACATTAATCATTCATGGCAAAGATGACACTCTAATTCCCATCGAAGAAGCCCAGGCAATGCAGGCTGACATCCCGAATTGCCGGCTACTGATTCTCGAAAATGCCGCTCATCTTCCCAACTTAGAAGCCAGCGAACGCTTCAATCAGGCAGTGCGTGAATTCATAAAGACCCTATGA
- a CDS encoding Proline-rich protein, producing MNGKLSSLNRKKFIAASWRLLGGLFCLAWLALSFSACVLPGQPTPELPPPVQDLIGTSIAETLTAYQQLAVEDYKVFLPIINNGSEPIEAVVEQSPTPTETPTATETPTETPEPPTPTPITPTPLPCLLAKFIQDINVPPGTVFTGGTKFTKIWRVENAGSCTWTRNFTLIWVAGDPLGSKSQVAIPGAVQPGQTVDLQIELVAPKADGTYKGAWMINDNAGHIFGVGKKGTDYLWVEIKVKNQVTAPAKSATPTPKPTTAPTATSAPTATTAPTNTTAPTATFTFTPTSTVTDTPISTPTFTNTPFP from the coding sequence ATGAACGGGAAACTCAGTTCATTAAACAGGAAGAAATTTATTGCAGCTTCCTGGCGATTATTGGGGGGATTGTTTTGTCTTGCCTGGTTAGCCCTGAGTTTCTCTGCCTGTGTATTACCCGGACAGCCGACGCCGGAACTACCGCCTCCTGTTCAGGATCTGATCGGGACATCGATCGCAGAGACTTTGACGGCTTATCAGCAGCTTGCAGTCGAAGACTATAAAGTTTTTCTGCCGATAATTAACAATGGCAGTGAGCCAATTGAAGCGGTCGTCGAGCAATCTCCAACCCCTACAGAAACCCCAACAGCGACTGAAACTCCAACCGAGACCCCAGAACCACCTACACCAACCCCAATTACGCCGACCCCCTTACCCTGCTTACTGGCAAAATTCATTCAAGATATCAATGTACCACCGGGCACAGTATTTACCGGTGGGACAAAGTTCACCAAGATCTGGCGAGTTGAGAATGCCGGTAGTTGCACCTGGACGCGAAATTTTACATTGATATGGGTGGCGGGAGACCCGTTGGGATCAAAAAGTCAGGTAGCAATTCCTGGAGCAGTACAACCGGGTCAGACAGTTGATTTGCAGATTGAGTTGGTAGCTCCGAAAGCGGATGGAACCTATAAAGGGGCCTGGATGATCAACGATAATGCTGGCCACATCTTTGGGGTTGGAAAAAAGGGTACAGATTACCTGTGGGTGGAAATAAAGGTCAAGAATCAGGTAACTGCACCGGCCAAATCGGCAACCCCCACCCCCAAGCCAACCACAGCCCCCACGGCTACCTCTGCTCCTACAGCCACAACTGCTCCGACCAATACGACAGCACCAACCGCAACGTTTACCTTCACTCCAACCTCAACGGTGACCGACACCCCGATATCTACGCCTACTTTTACCAATACACCATTTCCATAA
- a CDS encoding DNA mismatch repair protein MutS, translating into MSQNNEISPIRKQYLEIKKQYPNAILFFRLGDFYETFDGDAEITSRELDIVLTSRSVAKGVRVPMAGIPYHAVENYLARLIEKGYHVAICEQVGDQPNRGLFERQVVRVVTPGTVIEPNLLPTTANNYLASVIVEADNQRAGIAYADITTGEFQVAEFRDGDVLAGLRAELNRLQPAETLCVDSFLDELGYSGHRTPLPHWRFEFGRCEQELLRHFEVASLDGFGLKGYTCGIQAAGAILQYLRENQPQALNLLTHLKSYSLDDFMILDAATRRNLELTETIRNASSRGTLLGVIDLTVTPMGARLLRQWVHQPLLDVQRIQNRQQRIGFFYHDGIFRTAVRNALKPFVDLERLVNRIVGGLAQPRDLAALRASLQQLEKLAGILAEKPEITEVMEHTLSLCVEERELLERALVDSPPATLQSIGIFRAGYSVELDEIIEKSQSAREWIANLENVERERTGIKSLKVGYNKVFGYYIEVTHANREMVPSTYIRKQTLVNAERYITPELKDYETLVLNAEDRIREIEEKLFRELCRRISQGKDRLLETARFLAELDVVSSLAEVAVLNHYTCPQVVEEDVLEIRNGRHPVVEKTLSGDKFVPNDTEFKDGERIQIITGPNMSGKSTYLRQVALIVLLAQIGSYVPASEARIGVVDRIFTRIGAQDEIHAGQSTFMVEMIETANILHHATSRSLLILDEIGRGTSTYDGVSIAWAIVEYIHNHPKLRAKTLFATHYHELIQLADLLPGVTNRNVAVSEVDGKVIFLHKIIEGGSDRSYGIHVAQLAGLPKAVLQRANEILKQLEKSAGKAVQVQPSYPQQLALFPEQSPLLKELRELDPNSLTPIEALNKIYEWRSKYVKGERS; encoded by the coding sequence ATGTCACAGAACAATGAGATTTCACCCATCCGAAAACAATATCTGGAAATCAAGAAGCAATATCCCAACGCCATTCTATTTTTCCGTCTGGGTGATTTTTATGAAACGTTTGATGGAGATGCAGAGATAACCTCTCGGGAACTGGATATCGTCTTAACTTCCCGAAGCGTTGCCAAAGGGGTGCGTGTGCCAATGGCAGGTATTCCGTATCATGCGGTCGAAAATTATCTCGCCCGTCTGATCGAAAAAGGATACCATGTTGCGATTTGTGAGCAGGTTGGCGATCAACCGAACCGGGGTTTATTTGAGCGTCAGGTTGTGCGGGTAGTGACACCTGGTACTGTCATTGAACCCAATCTCTTACCGACCACCGCAAACAATTATCTGGCAAGCGTCATCGTGGAGGCAGATAACCAGCGCGCTGGAATTGCCTATGCTGACATTACCACAGGTGAATTTCAAGTAGCGGAGTTTCGAGATGGAGATGTTCTGGCCGGGTTGCGAGCGGAACTCAATCGCTTACAACCAGCCGAGACGCTCTGCGTTGATTCTTTTCTCGATGAATTAGGCTATTCGGGACATCGGACACCGTTACCGCATTGGCGCTTTGAGTTTGGACGGTGTGAGCAAGAATTGTTGCGCCATTTTGAGGTAGCTTCCCTGGATGGTTTCGGTTTGAAAGGCTATACTTGCGGGATTCAGGCTGCTGGTGCGATTTTACAGTATCTGCGTGAGAATCAACCTCAAGCGCTAAACCTGCTCACTCATCTGAAAAGCTATTCCCTGGATGATTTCATGATTCTTGACGCCGCAACGCGGCGTAACCTGGAGTTAACCGAGACAATCCGCAATGCGAGCAGTCGTGGTACTCTGTTGGGGGTAATCGATCTAACAGTTACCCCTATGGGGGCAAGATTGCTTCGACAGTGGGTCCATCAACCTTTGCTTGACGTACAGCGTATTCAGAACCGTCAACAGAGGATTGGTTTTTTTTATCACGATGGAATTTTCCGCACTGCTGTTCGCAACGCGTTGAAACCCTTCGTTGATCTGGAACGATTGGTTAATCGGATTGTTGGGGGCCTGGCTCAACCTCGAGATTTAGCAGCCCTTCGAGCCAGTTTGCAACAATTAGAAAAGCTGGCGGGCATTCTTGCCGAGAAGCCTGAAATTACAGAAGTGATGGAGCACACTTTGAGCCTCTGTGTAGAGGAGCGGGAATTGTTGGAGCGTGCTCTGGTTGATTCACCACCAGCAACTTTACAGAGTATTGGAATCTTTAGGGCGGGCTATTCGGTGGAATTGGATGAGATCATAGAAAAATCTCAGTCGGCAAGAGAGTGGATCGCCAATCTTGAGAATGTGGAGCGTGAGCGGACCGGAATTAAGTCTCTTAAAGTTGGTTACAACAAGGTTTTTGGCTATTACATTGAGGTTACTCACGCAAATCGGGAGATGGTGCCATCCACTTATATCCGTAAACAGACCCTGGTTAATGCAGAACGCTACATCACACCTGAATTGAAAGACTATGAGACCCTTGTCCTGAATGCGGAAGATCGAATTCGGGAAATTGAAGAAAAGTTATTTCGCGAGTTATGCCGCCGAATATCACAAGGAAAAGACCGCTTGCTGGAGACTGCCCGCTTTCTGGCTGAATTAGATGTGGTCAGTAGCCTTGCCGAAGTTGCGGTATTAAACCACTATACCTGTCCTCAAGTAGTTGAAGAGGATGTTCTTGAAATTCGCAATGGCCGCCATCCAGTTGTGGAAAAAACCCTCAGTGGGGATAAATTCGTGCCCAATGACACCGAGTTTAAGGATGGTGAGCGGATTCAGATTATCACAGGGCCGAATATGAGTGGGAAATCTACTTATTTGCGTCAAGTGGCTTTAATTGTTTTGCTGGCGCAAATAGGGAGTTATGTACCGGCGTCTGAAGCAAGAATTGGAGTAGTTGATCGCATCTTTACCCGCATTGGCGCTCAAGATGAGATCCATGCCGGTCAATCGACCTTTATGGTCGAAATGATTGAGACAGCGAATATCTTACATCATGCTACATCGCGTAGTCTGCTAATTTTGGATGAGATTGGACGCGGCACCAGTACGTATGATGGAGTTTCGATTGCCTGGGCGATCGTAGAATATATCCATAATCATCCAAAGCTGCGAGCAAAAACACTATTTGCCACCCATTACCATGAGTTAATCCAGTTGGCGGACTTATTGCCCGGTGTAACCAATCGCAATGTAGCTGTTAGTGAGGTGGATGGGAAAGTGATCTTTTTGCATAAGATCATTGAGGGAGGGTCTGATCGCTCTTATGGGATTCATGTTGCCCAACTTGCCGGTTTACCAAAAGCGGTTCTACAGCGGGCAAATGAAATACTCAAACAACTGGAGAAATCGGCTGGTAAAGCCGTGCAGGTGCAACCATCTTATCCACAACAGTTGGCTCTTTTTCCAGAACAGAGCCCGCTTCTAAAAGAATTAAGAGAACTGGATCCAAATTCATTAACCCCGATAGAAGCGCTGAATAAGATTTACGAATGGCGAAGCAAGTATGTAAAAGGAGAAAGGTCATGA
- a CDS encoding Maltose/maltodextrin transport ATP-binding protein MalK, which translates to MASVTFDHVTKKFGDVVAVNDLNIHIEDKEFLVLVGPSGCGKSTALRCLAGLEDVTSGRILIGDQVVNDIPPKDRDIAMVFQSYALYPHMTVFDNMAFALKLRKVPKDEIKRRVHQAAELLGIQDLLNRRPRQLSGGQRQRVAVGRAIVREPKVFLFDEPLSNLDAKLRVETRANISKLHLQLQTTFIYVTHDQVEAMTMASRIAVINFGVLQQIDTPQNLYDKPNNLFVAGFIGSPAMNFFPAHIRRDNGKMVVDGKTFAVEIPADRHSIYAPYIDKPVILGIRPEDIYNPQFAPPGILAQPVEAVVDVTELMGNEIFVYLKSGDHSFIARVDPRSRYTINERTQVVFNMANMHIFDPTTELAVR; encoded by the coding sequence ATGGCTAGCGTCACATTCGACCACGTGACAAAGAAGTTCGGCGATGTCGTTGCCGTCAACGACTTAAATATTCACATCGAAGATAAGGAATTTTTGGTTTTGGTCGGCCCTTCAGGTTGTGGAAAATCGACCGCGCTGCGCTGTTTAGCTGGATTGGAAGACGTCACCTCCGGGCGAATTTTAATCGGCGATCAGGTGGTAAATGATATTCCCCCCAAAGACCGCGATATCGCAATGGTCTTTCAGTCCTATGCTCTTTACCCCCACATGACCGTTTTTGACAACATGGCCTTTGCTTTGAAGCTGCGCAAAGTACCAAAAGACGAAATCAAGCGCCGGGTGCATCAGGCAGCTGAACTATTAGGCATTCAAGACCTGCTGAACCGCCGCCCTCGCCAGCTTTCGGGAGGACAACGTCAACGAGTAGCCGTTGGTCGAGCCATTGTGCGCGAGCCTAAGGTTTTTCTCTTTGACGAACCACTTTCTAACCTGGACGCAAAGTTGCGGGTGGAAACGCGCGCCAACATCAGCAAGTTACACCTTCAGCTCCAAACCACCTTTATTTACGTCACACACGACCAGGTTGAAGCGATGACAATGGCTTCACGTATTGCGGTCATCAACTTCGGTGTCCTGCAACAGATTGACACACCCCAGAACCTGTACGACAAACCGAATAATCTTTTTGTGGCGGGCTTTATTGGGTCACCCGCAATGAATTTCTTCCCTGCTCATATCCGTCGCGACAACGGCAAGATGGTTGTAGACGGCAAAACCTTTGCGGTTGAGATTCCCGCTGATCGCCACAGCATTTATGCTCCATATATTGATAAACCGGTCATTCTGGGTATTCGCCCCGAAGATATCTATAACCCTCAATTCGCTCCACCCGGAATTCTCGCCCAACCGGTTGAAGCTGTCGTTGACGTAACTGAGTTGATGGGCAACGAAATCTTCGTCTATCTGAAAAGCGGCGATCATAGCTTTATTGCTCGGGTCGATCCCCGCTCTCGCTACACAATCAATGAAAGAACACAAGTGGTTTTCAATATGGCGAACATGCACATCTTTGATCCGACAACCGAACTGGCGGTTCGTTAG
- a CDS encoding Phosphoglycerate mutase: MSETPAHKLVLVRHGQSVWNLENRFTGWTDVGLTEQGVQEAIYAGQMLRDQNYQFDIAFTSVLKRAIKTLWIILEEMNLEWLPVINAWQLNERHYGALQGLNKAEMAVKYGEAQVKLWRRSYDVPPPALDWDDPRHPRFDPRYASLTREQLPSCESLKDTVNRMLPYWFSTIAPTIKSGKRVLISAHGNSLRALVKYLDNISDEDIVELNIPTGIPLVYELDEELKPITHYYLADEETVRKAAEAVAAQGKAKA; the protein is encoded by the coding sequence ATGTCAGAAACGCCTGCACATAAACTCGTATTAGTCCGTCATGGACAAAGTGTTTGGAATCTCGAAAATCGCTTCACGGGTTGGACTGATGTCGGTTTAACCGAACAGGGAGTTCAAGAGGCGATCTACGCTGGTCAGATGTTGCGTGACCAGAACTATCAATTCGACATAGCATTCACCTCTGTCCTCAAACGAGCTATTAAGACGCTCTGGATTATCCTCGAAGAGATGAATCTCGAATGGCTGCCTGTGATCAATGCCTGGCAACTCAATGAACGTCACTACGGCGCGCTACAAGGTTTGAACAAGGCTGAAATGGCTGTCAAGTATGGCGAAGCACAGGTCAAACTCTGGCGGAGAAGCTATGACGTTCCACCGCCCGCGCTCGATTGGGATGATCCCCGCCACCCTCGCTTCGATCCCCGCTATGCTTCGTTAACTCGGGAGCAACTTCCCAGTTGTGAATCGCTGAAAGACACCGTCAATCGCATGTTACCCTACTGGTTCAGCACCATCGCGCCAACCATCAAAAGCGGCAAACGCGTTTTGATCTCAGCACATGGCAATAGCCTTCGGGCGCTGGTCAAATATCTGGACAATATCTCTGATGAAGACATTGTGGAGTTAAATATTCCCACCGGAATTCCTCTCGTTTATGAACTCGATGAAGAACTGAAACCCATCACTCATTACTATTTAGCCGACGAAGAAACCGTACGGAAAGCTGCTGAAGCAGTGGCGGCTCAAGGGAAAGCGAAAGCGTAA
- a CDS encoding integral membrane protein TIGR01906: MKNFGLTLLWWLISVFTPVVLTLTAVRLLMTPIFLQIEYNLPGFPADPYGFTKQERLYWSGIALEYLLNDAGIEFLANLRFADGSPVYNQRELRHMVDVKNVVRATLQVWYGSLILFLVSAIFAWKSGRWLEFRQALRRGGLWTLLLLGGIMLFVVIGFGIFFVAFHNVFFEPGTWTFLWSDTLIRLFPERFWRDTFLFVGGVAMLGGLLLWKWKIE, from the coding sequence ATGAAAAATTTTGGCTTAACCCTATTATGGTGGCTGATCAGTGTATTTACGCCAGTAGTTCTGACTCTGACAGCGGTGCGATTACTCATGACACCCATTTTTCTGCAAATTGAATATAACCTGCCGGGTTTTCCGGCTGATCCATACGGCTTTACAAAGCAAGAACGGCTTTACTGGTCAGGGATAGCACTGGAGTATTTACTCAATGATGCCGGGATTGAGTTTTTAGCCAACCTGCGCTTCGCAGATGGAAGTCCGGTTTACAACCAGCGTGAATTGCGTCACATGGTGGACGTGAAAAATGTGGTTCGGGCAACCTTACAGGTGTGGTATGGGTCGCTGATACTCTTCCTGGTAAGCGCCATTTTTGCCTGGAAAAGTGGACGGTGGCTGGAATTCCGCCAGGCACTGCGGCGCGGTGGGCTCTGGACATTATTGTTACTGGGTGGAATCATGCTTTTTGTCGTTATTGGATTTGGTATCTTTTTTGTGGCTTTTCATAATGTCTTTTTCGAACCCGGTACGTGGACCTTTCTCTGGTCGGATACCCTCATTCGCTTGTTTCCAGAACGTTTCTGGCGAGACACCTTTTTGTTTGTTGGGGGGGTAGCCATGTTGGGAGGACTTTTGCTCTGGAAATGGAAGATTGAATAG
- a CDS encoding Alanyl-tRNA synthetase, with amino-acid sequence MSSERYSGARIRKEFIDFFIDRGHTFVPSSSLVPGGDQTLLFTNSGMVQFKDVFLGIDKRPYRRAANSQKCMRVAGKHNDLDDVGRDDTHHTFFEMLGNWSFGDYYKKEAIAWAWELLTEVWQLPKERLWATCFRDDQGNIPEDSEAAEAWRAQPGMNPDHILFFGRKENFWEMAEVGPCGPCSEIHIDRGPEFCDKRDQPGHICRVNGGCQRFLELWNLVFIQYNRLNPTDLEPLPEKHVDTGMGLERIVSVLQNVSSNYRTDLFWPMMQCIQSLTGHTDHEREENITPYRVIADHSRAAAFLIADGVVPGNVGRNYICRMIIRRAARFGSKIGLNEPFLAKVAEVVIDQYGEFYPELERNRKAISDAITREEIRFHRTLETGLTKLENLMERLRDQGQTQLAGELAFDLYATYGLPLEITKDILAENQFTVDEAGFHQAMEEHRLASGAGEAFGELGGEDVDVYRQIFEQLTAQNKLTPEGVKHDPYTQLSVQGEILAIVKDGMQVPSAQPGQRVEIVLPQTCFYLESGGQVADTGWIYSSNGNPWQIDITDVRKPAAGIVVHIGEVTKGEPKVGDSAIALVDRRRREDIMRNHTATHLLHRHLRRVLGEHARQAGSLVAPDRLRFDFTHPEPLTTEQLQAIQDGVNHDIINDYPLHVEFKPLHKAIEDGAIALFGEKYAQIVRNVIIGEDETISNELCGGTHVEHTGKIGLFLILSEGSAAAGIRRIEAVTGRKAYEVVANRLNILSQVADTLSVSPDNVIPRVARLLEELDNAQKQVQALKQQAVQQEFEQQWQSRQKQLGKISFLSLHFPDAEVQTLRQIVDLFRQRIPHRGIIVLSSELNHRPQLLVGITDDLTKEGWSAVDLVRYLAEPLGGGGGGRPNLAQAGGKDGSKLSEAVARAEEWIIARLNGG; translated from the coding sequence ATGTCTTCAGAACGATATTCGGGTGCCAGAATCCGCAAAGAATTTATTGATTTTTTCATTGATCGAGGTCATACCTTTGTTCCATCCTCCAGTTTAGTTCCAGGTGGTGACCAAACCCTACTTTTTACAAATTCAGGGATGGTGCAATTCAAGGATGTCTTTTTAGGAATTGATAAACGCCCGTACCGGCGCGCTGCCAATTCTCAAAAATGCATGCGTGTAGCAGGCAAACATAATGACTTAGATGACGTCGGCCGCGACGATACCCATCACACCTTCTTCGAAATGCTCGGCAACTGGTCGTTTGGCGACTATTACAAGAAAGAAGCCATTGCCTGGGCGTGGGAATTATTAACCGAAGTCTGGCAACTTCCCAAAGAGCGCTTATGGGCAACCTGCTTTCGCGATGATCAGGGCAATATCCCCGAAGATTCCGAAGCTGCCGAAGCCTGGAGAGCGCAACCGGGGATGAACCCCGACCATATTCTCTTCTTCGGGCGCAAAGAGAATTTCTGGGAGATGGCGGAAGTCGGTCCATGTGGTCCTTGCAGTGAGATCCATATCGATCGTGGCCCAGAATTTTGTGATAAGAGAGATCAACCGGGCCATATCTGCCGTGTGAATGGTGGTTGCCAGCGATTTTTAGAACTCTGGAACCTGGTCTTCATTCAATATAACCGTCTCAACCCCACTGACCTTGAACCGCTTCCCGAAAAACATGTCGACACCGGAATGGGTTTGGAACGGATTGTTTCAGTCTTGCAAAATGTCTCCTCGAACTACCGCACCGATCTCTTTTGGCCGATGATGCAATGCATCCAATCGTTAACAGGCCACACCGACCATGAACGCGAAGAAAATATTACCCCATACCGAGTTATTGCCGATCACTCACGGGCAGCTGCTTTCTTAATTGCCGATGGAGTCGTACCGGGTAATGTCGGTCGTAATTATATTTGTCGCATGATCATCCGCCGGGCAGCGCGTTTTGGCAGCAAAATCGGCTTGAATGAACCTTTCCTCGCCAAAGTTGCCGAAGTTGTCATCGACCAATATGGAGAGTTCTACCCTGAATTGGAGCGCAACCGGAAGGCGATCAGCGACGCCATCACCCGGGAAGAAATCCGCTTTCATAGGACACTCGAAACGGGATTGACGAAACTAGAAAACTTAATGGAACGCTTGCGGGATCAGGGTCAGACCCAACTAGCCGGAGAATTAGCCTTTGATCTGTATGCGACTTATGGGCTACCTTTAGAAATTACCAAAGATATCCTCGCAGAAAATCAGTTTACTGTCGATGAAGCTGGTTTTCATCAAGCAATGGAAGAACATCGCCTTGCTTCAGGAGCAGGTGAAGCTTTTGGGGAATTAGGCGGTGAGGATGTCGATGTTTATCGTCAAATCTTCGAGCAACTCACGGCTCAAAATAAACTCACACCCGAAGGGGTCAAACACGACCCCTATACACAACTTTCTGTCCAGGGAGAAATTCTCGCCATTGTCAAAGATGGGATGCAAGTCCCATCTGCTCAACCAGGCCAGCGAGTTGAGATCGTCTTGCCTCAAACCTGCTTCTACCTGGAAAGCGGTGGTCAGGTTGCGGATACTGGTTGGATTTATTCATCGAACGGCAACCCGTGGCAAATCGACATCACGGATGTGCGCAAACCTGCCGCCGGGATTGTTGTGCACATCGGTGAAGTTACGAAAGGGGAACCAAAAGTGGGCGATTCGGCGATTGCTCTGGTTGATCGTCGCCGGCGCGAGGACATCATGCGCAATCACACTGCAACGCACCTCCTTCACCGTCATTTACGCCGTGTTCTCGGTGAGCATGCCCGACAGGCGGGTTCACTGGTTGCGCCAGACCGCCTGCGCTTCGATTTCACTCACCCTGAACCGCTCACAACTGAACAACTCCAGGCTATCCAGGACGGCGTAAATCACGATATTATCAACGATTATCCATTACATGTCGAATTCAAACCGCTTCATAAAGCCATCGAAGATGGTGCAATTGCCTTATTTGGCGAAAAATATGCGCAAATCGTGCGCAATGTCATCATCGGTGAGGATGAGACGATTTCAAATGAATTGTGCGGTGGTACACATGTCGAACACACAGGGAAAATTGGACTTTTCTTGATCCTCTCTGAGGGCAGCGCAGCAGCCGGCATTCGTCGCATCGAAGCAGTCACTGGCCGCAAAGCTTACGAGGTTGTCGCCAATCGATTGAACATCTTATCCCAGGTGGCGGATACCCTATCGGTATCTCCGGATAACGTCATCCCAAGGGTTGCGCGGTTACTGGAAGAGCTTGACAACGCTCAGAAACAGGTCCAGGCACTAAAACAGCAAGCTGTCCAACAAGAATTTGAACAACAGTGGCAAAGCCGCCAAAAACAGCTGGGCAAGATCAGTTTTCTTTCGCTGCATTTTCCAGACGCCGAAGTACAAACGCTACGCCAAATCGTCGATCTATTCCGCCAGAGAATACCGCACAGAGGAATTATCGTCTTGTCGAGCGAACTCAATCACCGTCCTCAATTATTGGTTGGCATCACCGATGACTTAACCAAAGAAGGTTGGAGTGCTGTCGATCTGGTCCGCTATCTGGCTGAACCCCTGGGCGGAGGCGGAGGTGGACGCCCCAATCTGGCTCAGGCAGGCGGAAAAGATGGAAGTAAACTCTCTGAAGCGGTTGCCCGAGCTGAAGAGTGGATTATCGCCAGACTAAATGGAGGTTAA